The following coding sequences are from one Rhizobiaceae bacterium window:
- a CDS encoding xanthine dehydrogenase family protein molybdopterin-binding subunit, with product MKAAQAGTESLVGCSPPRLEDDRLITGQGRYLADLDFPGLAHAVFMRSPVAHGRIVSLSLDAVREAPGVVAAFSGRDLEEGGVQPLPCLRATDSADGTPFFSPARYPIAVDTVRHAGEAVAMIVAETEAQAMDALDLIEVEFDTLPVVVDATLSEERAFDWEKGDRAAVEKAFALAARVVEMQVVNNRILISPIEPRGAVATYESGRGYTLYAPTQGVHLIRRMVAPTLGLEPSQLRVVTNDVGGSFGAKLVSMPEQTALLFAAKACGRPVRWVATRSENQLTDIAGRDHVSRAALALDAEHKIIGLRVESFANLGAYASALGPSPPTGGFAATLCGPYDFQAMHLTVRGRYTNTAPTDAYRGSGKPESIHLLERLVTRAGTETGLGPVEFRRRNLIPPDKMPYMAANGYVYDSADFIAVLQKAVELADWSGFFRRRVESERFGLRRGIGLGLYLHTSGVTSQEISRIRVDSAGFVVVETGLQSSGQGHETSFAQLIADRLGLRFDLIRIVQGDTVWAETGGPTAGSSSIQVGGITMLRATDAMLETAKQHAADHLEADAVDIVYDGGRFRVSGTDHSVGLFELSAQLEAHGEAGCAGEAALDGNILTIPNGAYVCEVEVDPDTGSIRIDRFTAVDDVGRRLNPQLVEGQIHGAIAQGIGQALHERVVYDGDSGQLLTGSLMDYGLPRADDLPMFDLHAADLPTGNNMLGMKGAGEIGCIGAPAAVMNAVADAIGHDNIDMPLTPEGVWRAINSPEPK from the coding sequence ATGAAAGCGGCGCAGGCCGGGACCGAAAGCCTCGTCGGATGTTCGCCGCCGAGGCTCGAGGACGACAGGCTCATCACGGGACAGGGGCGCTACCTGGCCGATCTCGATTTTCCCGGACTCGCGCACGCCGTTTTCATGCGCTCGCCGGTCGCGCATGGGCGCATCGTTTCGCTGAGCCTCGACGCCGTGCGCGAAGCGCCGGGAGTTGTCGCGGCGTTTTCCGGACGCGACCTCGAGGAGGGCGGCGTGCAGCCGCTGCCATGCCTGCGCGCCACCGACAGCGCGGACGGCACGCCCTTCTTTTCCCCTGCGCGCTATCCGATCGCTGTGGACACCGTCCGCCATGCCGGCGAAGCGGTGGCGATGATCGTGGCCGAGACGGAAGCGCAGGCCATGGATGCGCTGGATCTCATCGAGGTGGAATTCGACACGCTTCCGGTGGTGGTCGACGCGACGCTGAGCGAGGAGCGGGCTTTCGACTGGGAGAAGGGCGACCGCGCGGCCGTCGAAAAAGCTTTCGCGTTGGCGGCCCGGGTGGTCGAGATGCAGGTGGTCAACAACCGTATCCTCATCAGTCCCATCGAGCCGCGCGGCGCTGTCGCGACCTACGAATCGGGTCGCGGCTATACGCTCTACGCGCCGACGCAGGGCGTGCATCTGATACGCCGTATGGTCGCTCCGACGCTTGGACTGGAGCCGTCGCAACTGCGCGTGGTGACGAACGACGTCGGCGGCAGTTTCGGCGCCAAGCTCGTCAGCATGCCGGAACAGACGGCGCTGCTTTTCGCTGCAAAAGCCTGCGGCCGGCCAGTGCGGTGGGTGGCGACCCGTTCCGAGAACCAGCTCACCGATATCGCCGGACGGGACCACGTCAGCCGCGCCGCCCTCGCGCTGGATGCGGAGCACAAGATCATCGGGCTCCGGGTCGAGAGTTTCGCCAATCTGGGGGCCTATGCTTCCGCGCTTGGACCTTCGCCGCCGACCGGAGGTTTCGCCGCGACGCTGTGCGGGCCATATGACTTCCAGGCGATGCATCTCACGGTGCGTGGCCGTTACACGAACACGGCGCCGACCGACGCCTATCGTGGCTCCGGCAAGCCGGAATCGATCCATCTGCTGGAACGGCTCGTGACGCGCGCCGGGACGGAAACCGGACTGGGTCCGGTCGAGTTCCGCCGCCGCAATCTGATACCGCCGGACAAGATGCCCTACATGGCGGCCAACGGCTATGTCTATGACAGCGCGGACTTCATCGCCGTCTTGCAGAAGGCGGTCGAACTCGCGGACTGGAGCGGCTTCTTCCGACGTCGAGTGGAGAGCGAGCGGTTCGGGCTGCGGCGCGGCATCGGGCTTGGGCTCTATCTGCACACAAGCGGCGTCACCTCGCAGGAAATCTCCCGTATCCGCGTGGATTCCGCGGGGTTCGTCGTGGTTGAAACCGGATTGCAATCGTCCGGGCAGGGCCATGAGACAAGCTTCGCGCAGCTTATCGCCGACAGGCTCGGCCTGCGCTTCGACCTGATAAGAATTGTTCAGGGCGATACGGTCTGGGCAGAAACCGGCGGGCCGACAGCCGGCTCCTCCAGCATCCAGGTTGGCGGCATCACCATGCTGCGTGCAACCGATGCCATGCTGGAGACGGCCAAACAGCATGCAGCCGACCATCTGGAAGCCGACGCCGTCGACATCGTTTACGACGGTGGGCGCTTCCGGGTCAGCGGCACCGATCATTCCGTGGGCCTGTTCGAACTGTCGGCGCAACTGGAGGCGCACGGCGAAGCCGGTTGCGCCGGCGAAGCAGCGCTTGACGGAAACATTCTCACAATTCCGAACGGAGCGTATGTCTGCGAGGTGGAGGTCGATCCGGACACGGGTTCGATACGCATAGATCGATTCACCGCAGTGGACGATGTCGGTCGCCGCCTCAATCCGCAACTCGTCGAAGGGCAGATCCACGGCGCGATCGCCCAGGGCATCGGTCAGGCGCTGCATGAGCGCGTGGTCTATGACGGCGACAGCGGCCAACTGCTCACCGGAAGCCTCATGGACTACGGTCTCCCGCGCGCCGACGATCTGCCGATGTTCGATCTGCATGCTGCCGATCTGCCGACCGGAAACAACATGCTGGGCATGAAAGGCGCGGGCGAAATCGGCTGCATCGGCGCGCCGGCAGCCGTCATGAATGCCGTCGCCGACGCCATCGGCCACGACAATATCGACATGCCGCTGACGCCCGAGGGCGTATGGCGCGCCATCAACTCACCGGAGCCAAAATGA